Proteins encoded within one genomic window of Eleutherodactylus coqui strain aEleCoq1 chromosome 1, aEleCoq1.hap1, whole genome shotgun sequence:
- the LOC136578163 gene encoding toll-like receptor 8, which translates to MLTHLRKEYFILVIISCFLGFFSALSTNKTIPCSITEQSNSVVFDCSARSLKTVPLPIDYKSHSVELLLTENLIETIDTSSFQEWQNLTKIDLSLNHYSKSRLKHPNYCKRGLEISNGTFSNLTKLEQLIIDNNYLCEIPSGLPDSITILSLQYNYIESINRTSFLSIRHLRKLYLGHNCYYGNKCPGAMDIENGTFTDLKVLNVLNLSFNNLTSVPRDLPSSLKELYLSNNRIKVIHQDDFKNLVNLEILFLSGNCPRCYNAAYPCEPCPGGASIEIDSFAFQNLVNLSVLHLGSTSLRSIKKTWFQNTTQLKELNLKLNYLVDEISTGDFFHYLPSLEILDLSFNYKFRSYPKNINISENFSELVSLRELHMSGYVFQDITSENLAPLTKLKKLTVIDLGINFIRNVDFELFKDIQSLSLIYLSENRISPFSEITNRSKDLQNFYTSQSKPKQPQFSFILQYDTKMSPEIITPLNQLVKPQCSEYGKTLDMSLNSIFFIDPEEFKSFKDIACLNLSCNGIGQDLNGSEFIHFPNLAYLDLSYNKLDFASFGAFQELKQLEVLDLSYNKHYFIVEGVTHHLKFIENLHKLSILNLSWNEISTLTEYEIKSHSLKEFRFAGNHLDVLWKKGDKRYLSLFQQFTNLSVLDISYNRLQIIPDEAPKNLPRNLSELYLNHNGLQFFAWKDLECFKNLKVLDLSHNRLTMIGHLSNYTDSLQTLIISHNSIQTLAEGFLLKAMSLDHLDLSSNLIQSINKSIFLSGSDNYLKSLKLKGNPFDCSCEIIDLVQWILKNNVTIPRLATDVTCATPKNWKKRGIVYFDIHACNLDRIAMLLFLISSLVTVTFTVLPIVKHLFFWDVWYMCHWFKAKLKRYKVCSSECVYDAFITYDETDPAVTDWVYNELCHQIEYKGNKSILLCLEERDWEPGKAVIDNITQSINQSKKTLFVLTKKYISKGKFKTAFYLAMQKLMDENMDVIVIVLLQPVLQNSQYLRLKKKICKSSILEWPKNPKAIPLFWQKMKNVLLTENYTRYNNMYTDYIAM; encoded by the coding sequence ATGTTAACCCATCTGAGGAAGGAATACTTCATACTCGTTATAATATCGTGTTTCCTTGGATTTTTCAGTGCTTTGTCAACCAACAAGACCATTCCATGCTCTATTACAGAACAGAGTAATAGTGTGGTTTTTGACTGCAGTGCTCGTAGTCTGAAAACAGTTCCACTTCCTATTGACTACAAATCCCATTCTGTTGAACTGTTATTAACAGAAAACCTCATAGAGACCATAGATACATCATCTTTTCAAGAATGGCAAAATCTTACAAAAATAGACTTAAGCTTGAATCACTATTCAAAGTCAAGACTGAAACATCCCAATTATTGCAAAAGAGGCCTTGAGATCAGCAATGGGACATTTTCCAACCTGACAAAACTAGAGCAGTTAATCATAGACAATAACTATTTATGTGAAATTCCTTCAGGATTGCCAGACAGTATAACGATATTGAGCTTGCAGTATAACTACATTGAATCAATCAACAGGACAAGTTTCTTAAGCATTAGGCATCTGAGGAAACTCTATTTGGGACATAACTGCTATTATGGTAATAAATGCCCTGGTGCAATGGACATTGAAAATGGGACTTTCACAGACCTGAAGGTATTGAATGTGTTGAACTTGTCATTTAACAACTTAACAAGTGTGCCACGCGACTTGCCTTCATCACTGAAAGAACTTTATTTAAGCAATAACAGGATAAAAGTCATTCACCAAGATGACTTTAAAAATCTAGTTAACTTAGAAATTCTTTTTCTAAGTGGGAATTGTCCACGATGTTATAATGCCGCATATCCCTGTGAACCATGCCCTGGAGGAGCTTCCATTGAAATAGATAGCTTTGCTTTTCAAAACCTTGTAAACCTTAgtgtgcttcatttaggcagcACATCTTTGAGATCCATCAAAAAAACATGGTTTCAGAACACAACTCAGTTGAAAGAATTAAATCTTAAATTAAATTATTTAGTGGACGAAATTTCAACTGGAGACTTTTTTCATTACTTACCTTCCTTAGAGATACTTGACTTGTCTTTTAATTACAAATTTAGATCTTATCCAAAAAATATTAACATTTCTGAAAACTTTTCAGAATTAGTATCGCTTCGAGAGCTGCATATGAGCGGTTATGTATTTCAAGATATAACATCCGAAAACTTGGCCCCACtcacaaaactaaaaaaactgactGTCATAGATCTAGGGATCAATTTCATTAGGAATGTTGATTTTGAACTATTTAAGGACATTCAAAGTCTTTCCCTCATTTATTTATCTGAGAATAGAATATCTCCTTTTTCTGAAATCACTAACAGAAGCAAAGATCTGCAGAATTTTTATACTAGTCAGTCCAAACCAAAACAGCcacaattttcttttattttacagTATGATACCAAAATGTCTCCAGAAATCATTACTCCACTTAATCAACTTGTTAAACCCCAGTGTAGTGAATACGGCAAAACATTGGATATGAGCTTAAATAGTATTTTCTTCATTGATCCAGAAGAATTTAAATCATTTAAAGATATTGCTTGTTTAAATTTGTCTTGCAATGGAATTGGTCAGGATTTAAATGGATCCGAATTTATCCATTTTCCAAACCTAGCATATTTAGATTTGTCATACAATAAACTTGACTTTGCTTCCTTTGGTGCTTTTCAAGAATTAAAACAATTGGAAGTCTTGGATTTGAGTTATAACAAGCACTATTTTATTGTAGAAGGCGTAACTCATCATCTGAAATTCATAGAAAATCTTCACAAGCTTAGTATTCTAAATTTAAGCTGGAATGAAATCTCTACTCTAACAGAGTATGAAATCAAAAGCCATTCTTTGAAAGAATTTAGGTTTGCAGGAAATCACTTGGATGTCCTATGGAAAAAGGGAGACAAACGCTACTTAAGTCTATTTCAGCAATTTACCAATCTTTCAGTGCTTGACATCTCATACAACAGGCTTCAAATAATACCCGATGAAGCACCTAAAAACCTACCTCGAAACCTTTCTGAGTTGTATTTAAACCATAATGGCTTACAGTTTTTTGCTTGGAAGGATTTGGAATGCTTTAAGAACTTGAAGGTCCTTGACCTAAGTCATAATAGACTAACAATGATTGGACATTTAAGCAATTATACAGATTCCTTGCAAACACTTATCATTAGTCACAACTCAATCCAAACATTAGCAGAAGGCTTTCTTCTAAAAGCTATGAGTCTTGATCATCTTGATTTAAGCTCCAATCTTATTCAGTCCATTAATAAGTCAATATTTTTATCTGGAAGTGATAATTATTTGAAGAGTTTAAAACTGAAAGGAAACCCATTTGATTGTTCCTGTGAAATCATTGACCTTGTGCAGTGGATCCTGAAAAACAACGTCACCATCCCACGGCTGGCCACTGATGTTACTTGTGCCACACCGAAAAACTGGAAAAAGAGAGGAATTGTATATTTTGACATACATGCCTGTAATTTGGACAGGATAGCAATGCTGCTGTTTCTAATATCATCATTGGTAACTGTTACATTTACTGTATTACCGATTGTGAAACATTTGTTTTTTTGGGACGTGTGGTATATGTGCCACTGGTTCAAGGCAAAGCTCAAACGTTACAAGGTTTGTTCTTCAGAATGTGTGTATGATGCATTTATCACATATGATGAGACAGATCCAGCCGTTACTGACTGGGTTTATAATGAATTATGTCACCAGATTGAGTACAAAGGAAATAAGAGCATACTTCTCTGCTTAGAAGAAAGAGACTGGGAGCCGGGAAAAGCTGTTATTGACAATATTACACAAAGTATTAACCAAAGTAAAAAGACGTTATTTGTCCTCACAAAAAAATACATAAGTAAAGGAAAGTTCAAGACAGCTTTCTACTTGGCCATGCAAAAACTGATGGATGAGAATATGGATGTAATTGTTATAGTCCTTCTGCAGCCTGTTCTGCAAAATTCCCAGTACCTGAGGCTCAAGAAGAAAATCTGTAAGAGTTCCATCTTGGAATGGCCTAAAAATCCCAAGGCAATCCCCTTATTTtggcaaaaaatgaaaaatgtattaTTAACAGAAAACTACACCAGATACAACAATATGTATACTGATTATATTGCTATGTAG